In [Leptolyngbya] sp. PCC 7376, a genomic segment contains:
- a CDS encoding DNRLRE domain-containing protein, which produces MVEQAEGFKLEVEQMDLVGEVQIEQEFFSSNGRYVATNDAASFQATSSFTGKTGYYDIVVAYYDTNNGAAEIALKVADQELARWFSSQDLGSASVSRDGLVKQTVVEAIKLTESDLIQLNATGHNGDRVNLDYIQFIEVEAPEIILPDTIIRIEAEDMNIVSGDYDIKEFDFASGGKAVKSKSEDSKKTINLNTTFAGTAGTYNVIVGYYDENDGLAQFTASVGGIQQDTWVANQDLGHNDVARQTFTTHTITNVELDAGDVFHLTSLRESGDQVHVDYIEFVPAQITTPEVFQIEVEQMDLSNQGNIKTETFAYSGGFVETSSSFTGTTLFDGETGFYDVIVGYYDSNKGAAEISLSIDNQELDRWYADEEFGTDKAIVQSLTTHTVAQGIQITHQDLVSITGIEDNGDKVNVDYIQFIEVKAPEIVDTPPEPIEPIRVEAEDMLLSGNYNFEGQTFASGSELIKTSSSLTAKTEFNGPAGLYDIVVAYYDENDGNSPVTVSLDGTQLDSWIFNQNLGNRFAGTDNLVTRTVASAVSLDAGMMLELQASRNSYEYARVDYVEFIAVAPEEPTNDTSDKEISSENADILRGGDGDDIAYGGAGDDSIYGDSGNDTLYGDFDNEVVIPSVEVTTPATLIFQQGVDGYNGTVDTFINSGSRNANNSGATSLDVDGSEDDDDDDEGSSVQSLIRFDALFGNQTGQINLNDTIDSATLEIYVTDPGDRLAFHNMLTEWSGTDTWNSLGSGIQANGIEASSSAIATTSSVSTGLLQIDVTASLLAWQADPTANNGWAILPTGSGGVNFDSAEGSYAPRLIIDVKKTNTPVAENNSSQGESGDDTLIGGSGNDSLSGGGGDDVLLGTDEVALGLNEQDILVGGSGADLFIVGDTASVYYHQGAVADYVTIKDFVSNIDTVQLHGSTSNYSTILQGSDTLLFWQGDLIAQFNGVTNLDLMSNDFQFVV; this is translated from the coding sequence GTGGTAGAACAGGCAGAAGGCTTCAAGCTCGAAGTTGAGCAAATGGATTTGGTGGGTGAAGTCCAGATTGAACAAGAATTCTTTAGCTCTAATGGCCGCTATGTTGCGACAAATGACGCTGCTAGCTTTCAGGCAACGAGTTCATTCACTGGAAAGACAGGCTATTACGATATTGTCGTAGCTTATTACGATACAAATAATGGTGCTGCCGAAATTGCACTAAAAGTCGCAGATCAAGAATTAGCTCGATGGTTTTCAAGTCAAGACTTAGGGAGTGCTTCCGTTAGTCGTGATGGTTTAGTTAAACAGACTGTTGTAGAGGCAATAAAGCTGACAGAATCAGATTTGATTCAACTTAATGCCACTGGACATAATGGCGATCGCGTCAATCTCGACTACATCCAGTTCATTGAAGTAGAAGCCCCTGAAATTATCCTGCCTGATACCATCATTCGCATTGAAGCTGAAGATATGAATATCGTCAGCGGCGACTATGACATTAAAGAATTTGATTTTGCCTCTGGTGGCAAAGCCGTCAAATCTAAATCAGAAGATAGCAAGAAGACAATCAATCTCAACACTACTTTCGCGGGAACAGCAGGAACCTATAACGTCATTGTCGGTTATTACGATGAAAATGATGGTTTAGCCCAGTTCACAGCCAGCGTCGGTGGTATTCAGCAAGACACTTGGGTGGCAAATCAAGATTTAGGTCATAACGATGTTGCCCGCCAAACTTTCACAACCCACACCATCACTAACGTAGAACTCGATGCTGGTGATGTCTTTCACCTCACAAGTTTGCGAGAGAGTGGTGACCAAGTCCATGTTGACTACATCGAATTTGTTCCAGCACAAATTACGACACCTGAAGTGTTCCAAATCGAAGTCGAGCAGATGGATTTGTCGAACCAAGGCAATATCAAAACAGAAACGTTTGCCTATAGTGGGGGCTTTGTTGAAACCAGTAGTAGCTTTACTGGTACGACTTTATTTGATGGGGAAACAGGTTTCTATGACGTGATTGTCGGCTATTACGATAGCAATAAAGGTGCGGCTGAAATCTCCCTGAGTATCGATAATCAGGAACTTGACCGATGGTATGCAGATGAAGAGTTTGGTACTGATAAAGCGATTGTACAAAGTTTGACCACTCATACTGTCGCTCAAGGTATCCAAATCACTCACCAAGATTTAGTTTCAATCACTGGTATCGAAGACAATGGTGACAAAGTCAACGTTGACTATATCCAGTTCATCGAAGTCAAAGCACCAGAAATCGTCGATACACCGCCTGAGCCTATCGAACCTATTCGAGTAGAAGCCGAAGATATGCTTTTATCGGGTAACTATAACTTTGAGGGTCAGACTTTTGCCTCAGGCTCTGAGCTGATTAAGACAAGCTCTAGCCTCACTGCCAAAACTGAGTTCAATGGACCAGCAGGACTATACGATATTGTCGTTGCTTACTACGACGAGAATGATGGCAACTCGCCAGTCACTGTTTCTCTAGATGGCACTCAACTAGATAGCTGGATCTTCAATCAAAATCTAGGCAATCGCTTTGCGGGAACAGATAACCTCGTTACTCGTACAGTCGCGAGCGCAGTGAGCCTCGACGCAGGAATGATGCTCGAACTTCAAGCATCACGCAACTCTTACGAATATGCTCGCGTTGATTATGTAGAGTTTATTGCGGTTGCGCCGGAAGAGCCGACTAATGACACTAGTGACAAAGAAATATCTAGTGAAAATGCCGATATTTTACGAGGTGGAGATGGAGATGATATTGCCTACGGTGGAGCCGGAGATGACAGTATCTATGGCGACTCTGGTAATGACACACTCTATGGAGATTTTGATAACGAGGTTGTAATCCCAAGTGTTGAAGTTACTACTCCAGCCACTCTAATCTTCCAACAAGGTGTAGATGGCTATAACGGCACTGTTGACACTTTTATAAATAGCGGCTCTCGTAATGCAAATAATAGTGGCGCAACATCACTCGATGTAGATGGGAGTGAAGACGATGACGATGATGACGAAGGGTCTTCTGTCCAAAGTCTGATCCGATTCGATGCTCTTTTCGGTAATCAAACAGGCCAAATCAATCTTAACGACACGATTGACTCTGCAACATTAGAAATATACGTAACAGATCCAGGCGATCGCCTCGCATTCCACAACATGCTTACCGAGTGGTCTGGCACCGACACTTGGAATTCCCTTGGTAGCGGTATTCAGGCTAATGGCATAGAAGCTAGCAGTTCGGCGATCGCCACAACTAGCTCAGTCAGTACAGGCCTCTTACAAATTGATGTCACCGCAAGCTTACTTGCTTGGCAAGCAGACCCAACAGCCAATAATGGTTGGGCGATCTTGCCTACAGGTAGTGGAGGCGTTAATTTTGACTCTGCCGAAGGAAGCTATGCTCCTCGCTTAATCATTGATGTCAAAAAAACGAATACTCCAGTAGCCGAGAACAATAGCTCACAAGGTGAGTCAGGTGATGACACTCTAATTGGTGGTAGTGGCAATGACAGTTTAAGCGGTGGCGGTGGTGATGATGTTTTGCTTGGTACAGATGAAGTTGCCCTTGGCCTAAATGAACAAGATATTTTAGTCGGCGGTAGTGGCGCTGATCTATTCATAGTAGGCGATACAGCGTCTGTCTACTATCACCAAGGTGCAGTGGCCGATTACGTAACTATCAAAGACTTCGTCTCTAATATCGACACTGTGCAGTTACATGGTTCTACGAGTAATTACAGCACTATTCTCCAAGGCTCTGACACTTTATTATTTTGGCAGGGAGACCTAATCGCCCAATTTAATGGAGTCACAAATCTCGATCTGATGAGTAATGATTTTCAGTTTGTTGTCTAA
- a CDS encoding NF038122 family metalloprotease, translating to MPAFNLTYDLNVTLEQRLAFEMAARIWATLLQDDVEINLHIGAIDGLNGNEAVGGAVPIFHEVNYGVYQEYLANDATSEQDDSVVDALQEGNTVDVLIDADGDGTSEVVDGNTTIMLTRAQAKALGMEDELLLDNGSTWDRDVLENPDALDGYIVINNSYDWSYDLTREDDVEEGQLDFLTMALHEIGHSLGFVSGLDGLIESFEMYSGEIRTEGMTALDLLRYSETSVDVNNPDGTVSDLTFGSDTYFSIDGGETSEANFEGGDDYQASHWQRLQNALGIMDPTLGYQERTDISELDLKAFDVLGWDVDYGALSAGLDLDWLYQEAIAAISEDFKVGVDAVESALENGDDWYSLARGTWWETFKSQMIDLGYGDWWEAFEAEAAALSPGGWWQQLDQQMLELGPGSWWQIFEDYAANLAPGGWWQEFELAPGGWWQEFETAMWELSPGGWWQTFEPAMVEQSFGSVWQVFELQMESLGYGAWWQQFEADLLGSGYDSWWDAFGEAILELGPGGWWQAFEDKVIELYPGGWWQQFEEDLVELVPGGWWLTPGGWWQAFELSPGGWWQQIEDYTRDVQSAEEVLNNLVGDDVETNSDQTMTGGDNDDILAGGEGQDLINGKAGDDLIDGKGGNDIILAGKGNDIAYGAEGNDVVFGDEGDDFIAGENGDDQIFGEAGHDILSGGRGADNISGGEGRDVLKGDTDDDVLDGGAGDDQLNGGSGNDLAIGGTGQDIVLGGAGNDVLYGDNYLAPAEGGSDTDDSDGQPDDQPNSTIPVVTTADEAIANLGFWTRIEAEDMWLWKYKKEKVKDGELEASGDEFISTKWKGSATTTFNGADGIYDFVLGYQDESNGIADITIMVWDGLWLKDSHTFYLSEATGAYTHKISGLNLESGDKIVIWGDSDGDDEARIDYLDILTTGFTPNLDENGAPADGFYEVVGNQENIIQLEVEQMDLNSGAIIQSGEFASNGQYVSTNGDSTVVSDAYLTQVLGDLSQYSDAQLDYYRTLLAGSTSSSSSFGATSLFSGDTGYYDVVVGYYDTSNGTAEISIGIDNKEVDRWYSDESLGTTLVNSDALITRTVAQGVYITYQDLIEIGATSHLGDSGNLDYIQFIEVEQPTETTEIVEQAPNVPETSGLPETIRIEAEDTDKVQLSGKYRFESQSFASGGSLVRAKNSQGYTLTTEFTGTAGLYNIVIGYYDENDGESPVTVNLDGNQLDSWIFDQNLDSNLATANNFVTRTVGNAVSLENGSRLEIHANQESSEFARIDYIEFIAVQETPEVTPAETDDDSGDSNNNDIIRGGDGDDIAYGGEGNDTIYGDAGNDTLYGDTDGSVQNVAPVPTQTFTPTTLTFQQGINGYQGTVDTYVDEYYGSQVTGFGSAQTLLVDDNYGGFAVQSLLRFDDIFGGQSSQIDENDVVTSAILEIDLTYAGDRLMLHNMLQSWSDNATWGSLGNGIQTNDVEAASTPIAIVENTANGTLQIDVTSSLQAWQADPAQNRGWVLSSTGDEGVDFYSSESGYAPRLIVDVNQSSDSTPQTTDTPITNNFDGSNPVILDHTNDLLLNNGTLSFNFNASSVSQKQGLFSKDSYGYDNGGHLTVYIKNGELVLRVQSTSQTYFLDTEISANQNYDVAITFGSNGLELWLDGVLEDTHSYTGGLGITSGGLGNYEPIVLGATQITSGDLVADDVRDHFAGHLSDVRLYDQQLDSSSISLIPNNLVQTANIVFEALTSSQPNSLNGNDYLIGGAGNDTLNGGGGNDILLGTDDVSLGANELDVLTGGSDSDTFILGDTESAYYSQGGDADYALITDFEIGTDHVNLSGLLEDYTLVSEGSDSLLYWQGEDLIARFSGGSNMTLSSTIFIVSDP from the coding sequence ATGCCTGCTTTTAACCTTACATATGATTTGAATGTCACCTTGGAGCAACGACTTGCTTTCGAGATGGCAGCTCGTATCTGGGCAACCTTATTACAAGACGATGTAGAGATTAACCTACATATCGGCGCAATCGATGGGTTAAATGGCAATGAAGCAGTGGGCGGCGCTGTCCCCATCTTCCATGAAGTTAACTACGGCGTTTATCAAGAGTATTTAGCGAATGATGCCACATCAGAACAAGATGATTCTGTCGTTGATGCTCTTCAAGAAGGAAATACTGTTGATGTTCTCATCGATGCAGATGGTGATGGAACGTCCGAGGTCGTCGACGGTAATACAACAATTATGCTCACCCGTGCTCAGGCAAAAGCCTTGGGGATGGAAGATGAGCTTCTCTTAGATAACGGCAGCACTTGGGATCGTGACGTTTTAGAAAATCCCGATGCTTTAGATGGTTATATCGTCATTAACAATAGCTATGACTGGAGCTATGACCTCACCCGCGAAGACGATGTGGAAGAAGGGCAGTTAGATTTCCTTACTATGGCGCTCCATGAGATTGGTCATAGTTTGGGATTTGTCAGTGGTCTTGATGGACTAATTGAATCCTTTGAGATGTATTCCGGTGAGATTCGCACAGAAGGAATGACGGCTCTCGATTTATTGCGTTACAGCGAAACGAGCGTCGATGTTAATAATCCCGATGGCACAGTAAGTGATCTCACTTTCGGAAGTGATACTTATTTCTCTATTGATGGTGGCGAAACATCCGAAGCAAATTTTGAGGGCGGAGATGATTACCAAGCGAGTCACTGGCAACGGTTACAAAATGCCCTTGGGATCATGGATCCGACACTGGGATATCAAGAACGTACAGATATTTCAGAGTTAGACCTAAAAGCATTTGATGTATTGGGATGGGACGTAGATTACGGTGCATTAAGTGCTGGGCTGGATCTAGACTGGCTCTATCAAGAGGCGATCGCCGCAATTAGTGAAGACTTCAAGGTCGGTGTCGACGCTGTGGAGTCTGCCTTAGAAAATGGTGATGACTGGTACAGCCTGGCACGGGGAACTTGGTGGGAAACATTCAAATCCCAGATGATTGACCTAGGTTATGGCGACTGGTGGGAAGCCTTTGAAGCAGAAGCAGCAGCCTTATCTCCCGGTGGTTGGTGGCAACAACTAGACCAACAAATGTTGGAGCTAGGCCCCGGTTCTTGGTGGCAAATTTTCGAAGACTATGCAGCGAACCTAGCACCAGGAGGATGGTGGCAAGAGTTTGAACTCGCTCCCGGTGGCTGGTGGCAAGAATTTGAGACAGCTATGTGGGAGTTGTCTCCCGGTGGCTGGTGGCAAACCTTTGAACCAGCGATGGTGGAGCAGAGCTTCGGCAGTGTGTGGCAAGTCTTTGAATTGCAAATGGAGTCACTCGGTTATGGAGCCTGGTGGCAGCAATTTGAAGCAGACTTGTTGGGTTCTGGCTACGATTCCTGGTGGGATGCTTTTGGTGAGGCGATTCTAGAGCTTGGCCCTGGTGGTTGGTGGCAAGCGTTCGAGGACAAAGTAATTGAGCTTTATCCCGGTGGCTGGTGGCAACAGTTTGAGGAAGATTTAGTTGAGCTCGTTCCTGGTGGTTGGTGGTTGACACCTGGCGGCTGGTGGCAAGCGTTTGAACTTAGTCCTGGTGGCTGGTGGCAGCAAATCGAAGACTACACAAGAGATGTTCAATCTGCTGAAGAAGTTCTTAATAACCTTGTTGGTGATGACGTAGAAACTAATAGCGACCAAACCATGACTGGGGGTGATAACGACGACATCCTAGCTGGTGGTGAAGGTCAAGATTTGATTAACGGTAAGGCCGGTGATGATCTCATCGACGGTAAAGGTGGTAACGATATTATCCTTGCAGGAAAAGGTAACGACATTGCCTACGGTGCAGAGGGCAATGATGTCGTCTTTGGTGACGAAGGTGATGACTTTATTGCTGGGGAAAATGGCGATGACCAAATCTTTGGTGAAGCTGGACACGATATTCTTTCTGGTGGTCGCGGTGCAGACAACATCAGTGGTGGTGAAGGTCGTGATGTCTTAAAAGGCGACACTGACGATGATGTGCTCGATGGTGGCGCCGGTGATGATCAACTGAATGGTGGTTCTGGCAACGATCTTGCAATTGGTGGAACAGGTCAAGACATTGTACTTGGCGGTGCTGGTAATGATGTTCTCTATGGTGACAACTATTTAGCACCAGCTGAGGGTGGCTCTGATACTGATGACTCCGATGGCCAACCCGATGACCAACCAAACAGCACCATACCAGTCGTTACTACTGCAGATGAGGCGATCGCCAACCTAGGTTTCTGGACACGCATCGAAGCCGAAGACATGTGGCTCTGGAAATATAAAAAAGAAAAAGTCAAAGACGGAGAACTCGAAGCTTCTGGTGATGAGTTCATCTCGACAAAATGGAAAGGTTCAGCCACCACTACTTTTAATGGGGCCGATGGTATTTATGACTTTGTTCTTGGATACCAAGACGAATCCAATGGCATTGCTGATATCACCATAATGGTCTGGGATGGATTGTGGCTAAAAGATAGCCACACATTCTACTTATCTGAAGCGACAGGAGCTTACACCCATAAAATTTCAGGACTCAATCTAGAGTCAGGCGACAAGATCGTTATCTGGGGTGACTCCGATGGTGATGACGAAGCTCGCATCGACTATCTCGATATCCTCACCACTGGATTTACGCCAAATCTCGATGAAAATGGCGCTCCCGCTGATGGCTTCTATGAAGTCGTTGGCAATCAGGAAAACATTATCCAGCTCGAAGTTGAGCAGATGGATTTAAACAGTGGCGCAATTATCCAGTCAGGAGAATTCGCTTCCAATGGCCAATATGTCAGTACAAATGGCGATTCCACAGTTGTTTCGGATGCATATTTAACGCAAGTTCTGGGTGACCTTTCGCAATACAGCGACGCACAATTGGATTACTACAGAACTCTTCTAGCTGGTTCGACTAGCTCTAGTAGTAGTTTTGGAGCAACCAGCCTTTTCTCTGGCGACACAGGTTACTACGACGTTGTAGTTGGTTACTACGACACCAGTAATGGCACAGCAGAAATTTCGATTGGCATTGACAACAAAGAAGTTGACCGCTGGTATTCCGATGAGAGCTTAGGCACCACCCTAGTTAATTCAGATGCTTTAATCACTCGAACCGTCGCCCAAGGTGTTTATATCACCTACCAAGATTTGATTGAAATTGGGGCAACTTCTCATCTTGGCGATAGCGGAAACCTTGACTATATCCAATTCATTGAAGTTGAGCAGCCTACTGAAACTACAGAAATTGTCGAGCAAGCCCCCAACGTTCCAGAAACATCTGGTCTACCAGAAACCATCCGAATCGAAGCAGAAGATACAGACAAAGTTCAGCTAAGCGGTAAGTATCGCTTCGAATCTCAAAGCTTTGCTTCCGGTGGCAGCCTCGTCAGAGCCAAAAATTCACAGGGTTACACATTAACCACGGAGTTCACTGGGACTGCGGGTCTATATAACATCGTTATCGGTTATTACGATGAAAATGATGGTGAATCCCCTGTCACAGTTAACTTAGATGGCAATCAACTTGATAGTTGGATTTTTGACCAAAACCTAGACAGTAACCTTGCGACAGCGAATAATTTTGTAACTCGTACTGTAGGTAATGCTGTTAGCCTCGAGAATGGTTCTCGCTTGGAAATTCATGCAAACCAAGAATCCTCTGAATTTGCCCGCATCGACTATATCGAATTCATTGCAGTCCAAGAAACACCAGAAGTTACTCCAGCAGAGACTGACGACGATAGTGGCGATAGCAATAATAACGACATTATCCGTGGTGGCGATGGTGATGACATCGCTTACGGTGGCGAAGGCAATGACACCATTTACGGTGATGCTGGTAACGATACTCTCTACGGCGACACCGATGGCTCCGTCCAAAATGTGGCTCCTGTTCCTACTCAAACTTTCACACCTACAACTCTGACTTTCCAGCAGGGCATCAATGGCTATCAAGGTACCGTTGATACTTACGTGGATGAGTATTACGGCTCTCAAGTAACTGGTTTTGGGTCAGCGCAGACTCTCCTCGTAGACGATAATTATGGTGGTTTCGCTGTACAGAGTTTGCTGCGCTTTGACGATATTTTTGGCGGTCAGTCGAGTCAGATTGATGAGAATGACGTTGTAACTTCTGCAATATTGGAAATTGATCTGACATATGCTGGCGATCGCCTTATGCTTCACAACATGCTGCAAAGCTGGTCAGACAATGCAACATGGGGTTCCCTCGGGAATGGCATTCAAACAAATGATGTGGAAGCCGCAAGTACACCAATTGCTATCGTCGAGAATACAGCGAACGGAACTTTACAAATTGACGTAACCTCAAGCCTACAAGCTTGGCAAGCAGATCCTGCACAAAATCGCGGCTGGGTTTTGTCATCCACAGGCGATGAAGGTGTTGATTTCTATTCCTCAGAGAGCGGTTATGCCCCTCGACTCATCGTTGACGTAAACCAAAGCAGCGACTCAACTCCTCAAACAACAGATACTCCCATAACGAATAACTTTGATGGCAGCAATCCCGTCATACTCGATCACACGAATGACCTCCTTCTAAACAATGGCACACTAAGCTTCAACTTCAACGCTAGTAGTGTGAGCCAAAAACAGGGACTCTTCTCAAAAGACTCTTATGGTTACGACAATGGTGGTCATTTGACTGTATATATCAAAAATGGAGAATTAGTTCTCCGGGTACAAAGTACAAGCCAAACCTACTTCCTTGACACTGAAATTAGTGCGAATCAAAACTATGATGTGGCGATCACATTTGGTAGCAATGGCCTTGAATTATGGCTTGATGGCGTCCTTGAAGACACTCATAGCTATACCGGAGGACTTGGCATAACATCTGGAGGTCTCGGCAACTATGAACCAATTGTCCTAGGTGCAACCCAGATAACTAGTGGTGATTTGGTCGCTGATGACGTTCGCGATCATTTTGCTGGGCATCTCAGTGATGTACGCCTCTATGATCAGCAGCTCGACAGCTCCAGTATTTCTTTAATTCCTAATAATTTAGTTCAGACCGCAAATATCGTCTTTGAGGCATTAACTTCGTCGCAACCTAACTCATTAAACGGCAATGACTACCTGATTGGTGGAGCTGGCAATGACACCTTAAACGGCGGTGGCGGAAATGACATTTTGCTCGGCACAGATGATGTCAGCTTAGGTGCCAATGAGCTAGATGTTTTGACCGGTGGTTCTGACTCCGACACCTTTATTCTCGGAGACACAGAATCGGCATATTACAGCCAAGGAGGTGATGCAGACTATGCCCTTATTACAGACTTCGAAATAGGCACAGATCACGTTAATCTGTCTGGTTTACTCGAAGACTATACCCTCGTCAGCGAAGGCTCTGACAGCCTTTTGTATTGGCAAGGTGAAGATCTGATTGCGCGCTTTAGCGGAGGTTCTAATATGACCCTCAGCTCTACAATTTTTATAGTGAGTGATCCGTAA